Proteins encoded within one genomic window of Halocatena marina:
- a CDS encoding NADH-quinone oxidoreductase subunit I, translated as MIGILKGMATTMKHALDGSTFTVEYPDDPPEVSPRFRGVHKFSQERCIWCRQCENVCPNDTIQIVMDEQRNGEQYNLHIGQCIYCRLCEEVCPVDAILLTQNFEFTADTKDEFAYNKEQLKNVPWYKDIDPLASREPDRGAWVGEGEGEVDYQ; from the coding sequence ATGATTGGAATTCTCAAGGGTATGGCGACGACGATGAAACACGCACTCGATGGCTCGACGTTCACCGTCGAGTATCCAGATGACCCACCGGAGGTCAGCCCCCGGTTCCGTGGTGTTCACAAGTTCAGCCAAGAGCGCTGCATCTGGTGTCGACAGTGCGAAAACGTCTGCCCGAATGACACGATACAGATCGTCATGGACGAACAGCGAAACGGCGAACAGTACAACCTCCACATCGGCCAGTGTATCTACTGTCGCCTCTGTGAGGAAGTCTGTCCCGTTGACGCCATCTTGCTCACACAGAACTTCGAGTTCACTGCAGACACGAAAGACGAGTTCGCGTACAACAAAGAGCAGCTGAAAAACGTCCCGTGGTACAAGGACATTGACCCGCTCGCCTCGCGCGAACCGGACCGCGGCGCGTGGGTCGGCGAAGGAGAAGGTGAAGTCGACTATCAGTAG
- a CDS encoding complex I subunit 1 family protein: protein MSLTDIIGGALGLGELGPLQDLLISFLGAAFIGTFILLNTAIAGPWAKRKITAAFTDRIAVNRVGPFGLLIIVADAVRMLSKELIIPDDVDRPAFDLAPLVLVASALMGFAVIPMGNGIQLADPEVGLAYLFAVASIASIALVMAGYASNNKYSFLGGLRAVAQNLAYEIPLVITAASVVIFTGSLQTSQIVGAQAEPLFTLAGVTIPSWYAFVNPFAFVLFVAANMAEVGRNPFDVPEAPTEIVAGYQTEYSSVYFVLMYLGEFIHIFLGGAILATVFLGGPAGPVLPGFVWFTIKIWAFFLFTQWARSALPRVRIDQLIEIGWKGMLVLSFANLILTAVIVGVIV, encoded by the coding sequence ATGAGCCTCACGGACATCATTGGTGGCGCGCTCGGTCTCGGCGAACTCGGACCGCTTCAGGATTTACTCATCTCGTTTCTCGGTGCAGCGTTCATCGGGACATTCATCCTGCTCAACACCGCTATCGCGGGACCGTGGGCAAAACGAAAGATAACGGCCGCGTTCACCGATCGAATCGCGGTCAACCGCGTTGGCCCGTTCGGCCTGCTCATCATCGTCGCAGACGCTGTCCGGATGCTTTCGAAAGAACTCATCATCCCCGATGATGTTGATCGACCGGCGTTCGACCTCGCACCGCTCGTGCTAGTCGCGTCGGCGCTGATGGGTTTTGCCGTAATCCCGATGGGCAACGGGATTCAGCTCGCTGACCCTGAGGTTGGTCTTGCCTACCTGTTTGCCGTCGCATCGATTGCTAGTATTGCGTTGGTGATGGCAGGCTACGCGTCGAACAACAAGTACTCGTTCCTCGGTGGGCTGCGAGCGGTCGCACAGAACCTTGCCTACGAGATTCCACTTGTCATCACGGCCGCATCGGTCGTCATTTTCACTGGCTCACTACAGACGAGCCAGATCGTCGGTGCACAGGCCGAACCACTGTTCACGCTCGCGGGAGTCACAATCCCATCGTGGTACGCGTTCGTCAACCCGTTCGCATTTGTGCTGTTCGTCGCGGCGAACATGGCAGAGGTCGGACGTAACCCGTTCGACGTTCCCGAGGCACCCACAGAAATTGTCGCTGGCTACCAGACGGAGTATTCGAGTGTTTACTTCGTGCTGATGTATCTCGGTGAGTTCATCCACATCTTCCTCGGCGGGGCTATCCTCGCAACCGTCTTCCTCGGTGGACCGGCCGGGCCGGTGCTGCCGGGATTCGTCTGGTTCACGATCAAGATCTGGGCGTTCTTCCTGTTCACACAGTGGGCGCGCTCGGCACTGCCCCGCGTGCGTATCGATCAGCTCATCGAAATCGGATGGAAGGGAATGCTCGTGCTGAGCTTCGCTAACCTCATCCTCACCGCCGTTATCGTTGGGGTGATCGTCTAA